One Catharus ustulatus isolate bCatUst1 chromosome 16, bCatUst1.pri.v2, whole genome shotgun sequence genomic window, AGCAGGGTGAACGGTTCGTGCTGCCGCCATCCCCTCCCGCCCCGCGGGGCACGGACACGAACCTTGACGGTGTATTTGTagcactgctctgcctccagctgccGCCCGCCCTGCACACAGCAACCAGGGAGAAAATCGTGTGGTGGGTTAGACAGGAAAGGACCCCCGAGACGATCAAATCCACCCtttccctcagcactgccaaggccaccagtaacccatgtccccaagtgccacatccacacggCTTTTAAATgcccccagggatggtgactccaccactgccctgggcagctgtgccagtgcctgaccaccctttccatgaagacattttcccaatatccagcATAAACCTCCCCTAGCACAACtctccccttgtcctgtccctgttccctgggagcagagtcctgcctccctggctgtcccctcctgtcagggagttgtgcagaaccagaaggttccccctgagcctcctcctctccaggctgagcccctttcccagctccctcaagcctctcctggtgctccagcctcttccccagctctgttcccttccctggacacactccagcctcTCAGTCTCATGAATGGGCCCAATACTGACCCCAGGATGTGCCTCAGCCGTGGAAAGACATGGGATCTCCCTGAAATGACCTTTGTAAGAAGCTTAGTAGGGAGGACATGCCCTGGGGCAGTCAGCATGCTGCTTTTGCCATCCCGAGCTCAGCCCCCAAACTTTTTATCATGGAGCCCTACACCAGCTCTTCATGAGTAGATGCCAACCCCTCACCCCAGTCCCATAAACCCCTACTGCATCAgggtggcaggggctgggcactCACCTGCAGGCAGATGAGGGCAAGATAACCCCACACTTCAGCATTGGTGTTATTTAGGGCATTGGCTTCAGAGAGGGCATCTTCTGCTTCCAGCATCTCTTCCAGCTtgggggagagaaggagaggcaTGGACAAAtgacagagcaggagaaagggCTTCCCAACTGAACAGGCATTGCTCTAACAGCAGAATAAATCAGTGCCACAGAAGCTCCTAATAGGGCTTCCGTGACAGAAATGTGGGGGAAAGGATTTAGGGCACAGACAAGGAGTTATCCTCCGTGCCAGAGCATCCAGATCTCCAGTCTGGAGCAGGAGCTTGCCACTGCTGAACCCTGTGGGATCGCACACTATTTCTAAATTCGCCTCCATCTgtaaggaaagcagcagaggaactgAGTGATCCAGCTCCATGAGGAAACATGGCTGTGTTCCTGCTCCCCATTCCTGCTGTGCAGCACCTCTGGGCAGGCAGTGGTAGCTGGTGCCCAGGCCACCACTCACCTCCCTGACCCGATTCCACAGCCTCCCAGGATGTAAACATTTGCCAAGGGGGAAACAGAAGATCAGATTCCTTCCCTGATTGCCTCCCCAGCCAAACTCCCTTGGAGGAACATGGCAAAGTGTCCCTTGGGGAGATACCATACTGCTGGTGGCTGGCTGTCTCTGGCAGCCCTTCAGAAGTGCTGGATTCCCTTGGACAGGGAAAGCACCGAGATTCCTCCCTGCTGACATCCCACTCAGTGCCTTGGTGCAGGTCATGTGCAGGCAGGAACTCAGAGCAGAGCCTAGATTGTTTGCCATGACAATCTGGGGAAtgaggtgctggcaggagctgggatgagaGGGGAGGatggctgctcccagagcagggactgaaGGTGACACCATCAGGGTGCCACACTGGGTCTgtcacagcacacaggacacTATGGCCTTTGGGGACACTGGCTCACAGGCAGCCAAGAGTTGCTCTAAACAAGAGGATCCTGCAAAAGCCAGGCCTGTGCCACCAGCTGAAGCCCAGAGGACCTGAAGGCAGCTGCACTCACCCTGTAGCAAGCGATGCCCACGCCCAGCCAGGTGAGACAGGAGGCAGAGTTGTCACAGGCGAGCAGGTAGATGTTCTTGGCCCGGCCGTACTGCCAGGAGAGACAGACACACCCCTCTGCATCATCACATCACACACAGGGGTTTGCCAAACACCCTGTACCATGGGCTCAcaccactgtccccactgctgctgcaggagtgaTTTGTTTTGTGGGAACTTCCcctccacagccctgctggctcctcacctctttttcttccaggtAGATGGAGCCCAGGCGCAGGTAGACAAAGTGCATatcctcagcatcctccacAAAGCTGATGACTCGCTCATAGCACTCCTTTGCATTGACAAAATCCTTCTGCAGGTAGCACAGGTGCCCTTTCTGAGCCCAGACATTTGGATTCTGTGCACCAAAAACCAGGAGTGAGATATGGATGGGAGAAACACCTGAGAGGAGTGCTGGGACACTGCaagcagcagaaaggaggagctgagcagtgtTTAATTGTATTATCACAACTCCttgtgcagtgctccaggctggggataGTGTGACTGGAAGCTGCTGGTGGAAAGGAaggacctggggatgctggtggaCTGTGACTGAACctgagccaggtgtgcccaggtgggcaggaAGGCCGATGGCCCGTGGCCTGTGTCAGCCATGGCGTGAgcgggagcagggcagggcttgtGGCCCTGTGCTGGGGGGTGGCGAGGCCACAgctcgagtgctgtgtccagttgtGGGCCCCTCGATGGTGGGGGGGACATTGAAGGGCTGGAGTGggtgcagagaagggaaggcagctggggaaggggctggagccccagggaaTAGGGATAGGACGaggggaaatggcctcaagttgtgccaggagaggtttaggttgcatattgggaaaattccttcacagaaagggtggtcatgcactggagcagctgcccagggcagtggtggagtcaccatctctgggggcatttaaaagccatgtggatgtggcattgTTTAATTATGAacatggtggtgctggggaATGGCTGGGTTTGATGACCTTAGAGGGTTTTTtcaacctaaacaattccatgattctgtgataccaGGGCAGGATTTATGGAGAGAGTTAGTCAGTGGGCTGCCTGCAGGACACCAGCAATGGCAtccccctccagctccctgcccagtgttctgcctgcacacagcattcccaggtgTCATCTTCCCCCTGCCTTTCTTTCAAGCTGCCTCCCCAAAGCCACCTTCCTTGCAGAGAGCTCAATAGCAATCTTGTCTGTCATGAAACAGAACCCAACTCCCCCACCCAGAGAGAGAGGATCAGGATGTACCtattcagagagaaaacaaaggcagatgctgcagagggaaaggcagagacagGCTCTGAGAGTTGCCTGCCTGTGCAGGGAGTGACAAGAGGCTGTGACAATGGGATAACAAAGACAGCAGTGCTACAGCCACAGCCTGGTGTGCCTGCCCTCCCTGAAATGCTCTGGACTAATATTGGAATGGTAATGTGGAAATGAAGCAGGGGCTCTGGGCTCACGCACACTGGGACTGCACAGGAATTACCAGGGGGTTGATCCGAACGGCCTCGCTCAGACATTCCTCACATCTGGGGAAGTCTTCCTGCAGCATGTAGCTCCAGGCCAGTGCCATGTAGTAGGCATAGCTGGGGCCTTCCTGAAGGCTCAGCAGCAACTCATGGGCCAGTGCCTTGTTAACAAACTGGGGAAGAACAGCACAGGTGGTGGTtaggggagcagggacaccatGGACAcgccagcaggacagggcaggagagctgaCTGACACCTCTCTGACTTCcacaaagaaaatttcttttacCCTCTCTTTTGAATgttggtctagtggaaggtgttcctgctccagtggaaggtgtctctaCCCATAGCAGTGGGTTGAAATGAGATGAACTTCCAGTTCCCTTCCAAAccaaccattccaggattccattcAGTTGTGTTTTGCTTTAAGCAACTCCTTCTGCCATGTCAAATTTAGGCAGGCAGCACAATGTGGCAACTAGAGAGGTCTCAGAGATGACTTGGCAGGACAGGCACGTTCCACAGTTGATATAAAAATCACTCCAACATATGCAAGTGTCTGAATCAAAGCAGTTCAGGCATCTTGGAAGCATCACAATATTTGAATGCACTGGGAAGAGCACGCTGTACCATTTCTGAGCTGGCTGTTtgttccctgtgcagcaggcagtgctgggctgtgtgtccACAGCCAGCACTGTGGGCTCAATACTCTGCTTGGCCACACTCCTGCATCTCTGGGCAGTGGTGGCTTTGCTCCCTCTTGTGCTCAGCCTCTGGAGTAGCCATGGCTCATTCCCTGAGGCCAAGAAAAGGGCTGGCTGGAGCTCTTTGGGAATAAACCAACCTCCCTTCCCACTCCTCCACTCACTGTTAAACTGACCCGGATAGCATTGACTTTCATCAGGAATTCCACTGTCTTCATGAAGATTGTGCAGGGAAGTGGCTGAGGTCCTGGAGCAGGACATGATGCTGCAAGAAAATGTCTCTGTCAGTCCCAAAGTGGGGTTTTTAATTCTGGAGGCAAAGTAGGACCTGACATCCCAGTGGGGACAGAAAAATCCCTGCAACATGGAGCAAAACccagggggtggcaggggaggCTGAAGCAGATATAAACTCAGCATTTCTTTCTGAAGGGCTTAAGTTTTGTAGGAGATCTGAAATTATGCTCTTCACCCACTAATTTTCCAGTCCAAACccagtggaaaaaaaggtggaaatTTATGAATGAGAGATAACTAAAGTgaagctcctgcctccccaaaCCAACCAGGGGGCCCTGaggcacccagcactgccatttCCACCCCACTAGGGCTGTGGAGGAGGCAAATCCCACACCACAAAACCAGAGGGGATCCCTAGGGACACTTTAAGAGCTGGCATctcaggaggaagaagaggaaggtgCAGGATGCAGTTACATGAAGGAGAGAGCTGCATTCACCTGCTGGCTGTCCATCCTGAGATGTGCTGCTCTGAAAATCAGAGTGAACCTGCTCTGCCTGTAGATTCCCTGGCTCAGGAGAGACAACAGGCCATGGCTCATTGCTCCCACATTACTCCCAACCATTCCCACAGGaccatttcccagctctccacGTCCTCATTCCCAAACCTTCTGGGGcttgctgcagtgctgtagCCTCTTCCTTGGATGTCACACCCTCCACTGCTTGTTTGTCAGCTGAGACATCTGGAATCTTCTCTAGAATGAAACCCCCACCAACCATTAGGTGAAAAGCCATAAACTTCACAGTTTAGAACAtgattccacaaaaaaaattaaaaataaaaattaaaaaccaaccaaccaaataaataaatatataaaagatCTACCAGGTTTTTAAAGCTGTTCTTTGCAGGTAGCAATACCTGGGGCTAGGGTTTTGAGCACAAGATTACCATGTGAAGCCAGAAACAGATATAAGCGAggcaggatgagaggaaacagcctcaagttgcaccagggagGTCTATGTTCAATGCTAGCAAAAAATGTATTCCAGAAAGGGTgatcaggcattggaacaggctgacaggctgcccagggcagtggaagagtgcccatccctggatggATGtaacagctggggacatgggctAGCAatgaacacagcagtgctgggttaacagttggacttgatgatcttggaggtcctttccagccttaGTCATGCTACGATTCTATGAATATCCCTAATCAGAAAGGACAAAAACCCACGTGTCATGAGCCTGAGGCACTGTGCATGAGTGGTgataatgttaaaaataaagccaGTCAGAatttcctgcagcctggccaaATGTTTGGGACTCAGGACAGACAGTCTCAGCTCAGGCTGGACTCAGGGAGGCTCCCAAGGAAGCTTGGCCTCAGGGTCACTGCCAAGCAGCTGGTTTGGTGAGGCAGAGCCTTCCAAACTGTGTTGCGAACTCACAGTGACAGCTTCCATGGAATTCTGTTCTAGCTCACAGTCCACATCTTCTACCCTTTGTACTTCTCCTCTTAAAAACTCTCCTCTCCTTCCACTGTTCACCACACAGCTCCAAGCCCCTCCTTGCTGGTGTCTGGGCACCTCCTGGGTTTGCCTGTTACCTGGGTCTGTGCTGGAAGAACTGggctttttcccttctccctcagcAGCCTCAAGGATTCTCCCCTCCTCCTCAAACTGTGCTCGCAGGAGCTTCTTAGCCTCACGGAAATTCCGTTCTGCCTGAATATAATTATTCTGTGTCTCGTAAAACAAACCTGTGGGAGAGACAGAGCAGCATCAGCAGACACCCAAAGGAAGCAAAATCCTTCCCTTAGCCCTCAACTTgaagcagggaggagaggactGGGGGCAGAAACGATGCTTGGCTCTACAGGAATACCTTGAGCACCAGACTGGCTTGGTTTATACCTGAGAGGGTCCAGGCTATGATGCTGGTTGGCTCCAAGCAGCAGGCATCCTCAAAGAAAATCTCTGCTTCTTCATAGTGCTGCAGCTTGACAGCTGCAATCCCACAGAGCAGCAAGCTAGGGCAAGGGCAGAGCAATCAGCCTTGCAGCCCTAGCAGTGGTGTGGGAGATCCACTCTACATCCTCTCCACCCACCAACCTTTGGATGTGCTGGGGGTCCAGACAAACAGCCTGCTGGAAGCATTCCTGGGCTTTGGTGGCATCCTCATACAGGAGGCAGAAGGCTCCATAGTCCATCCAGGACTGGACGCTGCGCTGATCCCGAGCTATTCTCTGGACAACAGAGATCATCACTGGAGTCAGCCTCAGCACATGCCATGGTCTGGGGAGGTAATTCTGGAATGACCACAGCTTCCCTGGCcactccagcccagctgagcaggaATCAAGCCCTTGTCTGTCACATGCAAGGGTGTCCCCTAAATGAGATCTTGCTGGAAGCCCACTTCCTCTAAGCCTTCTCCACCTAACACGtgtcctccagctccagctgatgCCTCCTAGggcccagtgtccccaaaactgacccagCACATCCCATTTCCCCTGGCCTCAAGGCTGGACTCCTTGGTGACCTGCCCAGGGACAGTCTCACatcctgcagagagcagcatcTCCCTGGGAAATGCCTCCCCTTCAGCCTGAGTATCCTGGTGATGCtcagctccttctccctccaCCACAGTCggggctggctgagctgtgaGCAGTGGCCCCATTGTGATGCTGTGCTGAGCCAGTCCACACAGATGATGGCAGGAAAGAACTGGGGCTCCCTAACCTGCTGGTAGAAGACAGAGGCCAGTTTTAAGTCCTTGTTTGCTTCAGCTTCTCGAGCAAagagccagagctgcttcctGGTCGCGCaggatggaggggcaggagaaaCATCTTCCCCAGACAGGAGCTGGTAGGGAAGGAGACAGTGTTagccctggggaagggaagagcagTTCATGTGATCCCAGTATGGGTGCAGGTCCCatgccagcactgcacacagtACAGACCAGCATGGCTGGGGCTGAACACTGGGAAGGGCAAGCTGCTCTGTGGTGGGACACATTCCAATCATTCCCAAATACCTCTGCCACACAGGCACAGGgcaatataatttataataataatttttacaagGACATGGAGTAACaagaaaagggggaatggctttccACTGCtagagggcagggttagataTCGAGAAGGAATTGTTCTCTGTGATGGtagggaggccctggcacagggtgcccagagaagctgtggctgcccctggatccctggaagtgtccaaggccaggttggatggggcttggagtaacctgggatagtggaaggtgtccctgtccatggcaggggtggaatgagatgagctttaaggacccttccaaccGAAACCTGTTGTAATTCTATGATTATTCACAGCATTCCCTAGATCAAGGTGATAACAAACTCCAGTGGGGCCACTCACTGGtgaccccagctcctgctttgccCAGCCACCCTCACCATGCACCAGCTACAGCAGCTTTACCAGTGGCATCTCACACCTATCTCACCATCAGGATTTTGAGCAGTGGATACAAAGGCACTGGATCCCTGCCTCGAGTGTGGCCAATGGTCCACATGAGCCTGAAGACCTTCATCTGCCCTGGACCCACAGTGAAGCCTTGGCCCAAGCCATCCAGATTTCCCCCTACCTTGTTCAGGGCAATGTGCATGTTGTCCACTAGGTACACATAGAGCTCACTGAGGaatgcctggagctgctccttggtCTCAAATGCTGTGGTCTTCAGGTACTTCTCCCTCACAATCTTCACCACAGAATACTGTGGAGAAAGAGACATTGGACAAGGCAGGTTCCCTCCTGTGCCCCCATCAGCTCTGTAATCAGAGTCTGAAGCTCCAACTTAGTTCTGAGAAATAAATCCATCCCACCActgataaaagcaaaaaaaaagcaagcaaagagGATTTCCTTTCCCACCTCCATGGCACAACCTATAGGGACAGCATATGGATGGCTCATCTCATCAGGACAAAGAGGGAGTCTCTAGGAAAAGTGTGGCTGAGgctgagcagctgagagagTGGAAtctccattccctgctgggGCAGACTGGGAATGTGAGAGCAGCCAGCTTTGCCTTTCTCAGGTCATGAGCATGGGGCAAATGGATGTGAGTAACTCCCATTGATAGGAAGTGTTCTCTTGGTGTGGGACCAAAGCAGCTTGGTGCATTCTGTGTTAGAGGGGGatcctgtcccctcagtgcccaCTGCAACAGCTTCAGGTGGCAGGAAAGGATTCTGGAGCACCACATCATCCTGAGTTACCACCATGAAGCAGCAGTTCCTCAATGAGAAACTGCCAggacaaaacaagcaaaaaaaataaaggacttTTCACCTTAAGTTgttctttaaaagcaaaatatttcccagAGGTATTGAGCTCGTAGTTGAGCTGACGCTTTTGTTCCTCCAGGGTTTCATGGTCCATCACTCCCTGGTCagcctgctgcttcccaaaaaGCTCATGGTATTCCCTCAGGATGGCAAGAGCAACACTGGTGACACGTTTGTGATAATCTTCCACCACctaggaaagaaataaataaatttcacaaGCCACTTATGCAATCAACCTTGATATGTGTTTGATTTGCCACAGCCCACGCCTCCCATTAACTCCACCTGACTCAAGTCTCAATTAGTCTGTCACACATCATTTCCTGTCCACGCCTGAGGGCTGAAAAAATATCTACAGGTAAATATAAAAGAGCTCCTTCCTGCTAGGATTTTCCATCACAACCCAGTATTCCAGTCACTGCTATCTCTCCTACAGCAATATAATTGGCTGTGAGTAAAATATATCTCATTTACTGGGAGCCTTGAAACCCACAGCCAGCCCTCTTCAGCAGAACCTGTAATCTCCATTATCTTGATCCTCAAAAATTCTTGGTGACCTGAGAAAGGTCAGGGCTGATTCTGTTCAGGTTTGTCTGAGTCTGATGAAACACAGGGGCTGGTCTGAGACAAGAAATCTGTTGGGACTGCCCAAGATATAAATGTAAGGTTCTGGTAGCCTCttttcccagtatcccatttCCATTCAAACATCCCTGCATGGCTGCCTTCCCTCCCTTTGCTCCAGCTCTTCACCACTTCCCTTTGAATGGGATGTGAACATGAGTGATGAATGGGTTCCCAAGGCACACTGCTGTGGAGATAACACATACAGAAGAATACACTTTTCTGTGTATTTCATAGAATATGTTGAATTGGAAGGGATCTACAAGGATTGAGTCCAACTCCAGGCCCTgtacagacaccccaacaatcccaccctgcacatccctgagagtgttgtccaaatgctcttggagctctggcagccttggggccatgcccattccctgggaaacctgggcagtgcccagccactcttttcctaatatccattaaaaccttccctgacatagctccagctgttcccttgGGTCTTGTCACTGGTCACAGACAGCAGAGATTGAAGCTGCCCCTTGTGAGGCAGCTGCAGAACCCAAAGAGCTCTACCCTCAgtctctcttctccaggctatGCATTCCAAGTGACCTCACCACTCCTCATATTGCCCTATTCCCTTCTAGACTCTTCACCACCTTTGTGGCCCTGCACCCTTGTCCCCTTCAAACCTCATCCCCATGTTGCTGTGGGCTGAGAATGAAGGCTGTTGTGTAGTGGGATGAGGGCAGGGTGGGGTGGCAGAATGATGGCAAGGCCACAGGCTCTCACCTTCCTGGCTCCTTCCATCCGAGGGGGCAGCGCAGGGTGGGGAGGAATCAGCTCCTTGACCCTGTCAgtgagagcagaggagaggaatCAGCTCCTTGACCCTGTCAgtgagagcagaggagaggaatCAGCTCCTTGACCCTGTCAgtgagagcagaggagagaTCAGCAGCTCCACTGCCAGGGATGTCGGCTGTGTGTGTGAGGGCTCCACCCTGCCATCGTGTCCATAGGTGCCTGGGAGGAAACCTGAAGTCTCAGACCAAGAGTGAACAGGTCCCTACAACTGATGATTGTGGCTTTGTCATGACAGGGTTAACATTTATTGCTAACCCAAAttgctctcctggagcagcagagctggatcttggagctcctggctctgcacaggagtAAGGAAGGAACCAGCCTGAGGAAACTCTGTAGAATTGGGTCACTAAACAGCCCAGACCACCTGACCCATCAGTTCCAGCTTCCAAGGGATGAGCTTTGGCTGTGGCACCTCATCCACTGGGCACACACTGACCCCCAAACACCAACCTCAGACCCCCAGAcaccacacagccctgcctgggcctCTGCTGGAGTTACAACGACCTTTCATTAGGATTAAcacatttttagattttattaagGTGAAGGTGGCTGAGCACTGGAGCAGGATTCTCTGTGGAGTCTCCTTCCCTGGATATATCCAAAAACCATCTGGACACAGAATAACGTGCTCTGCTTGAACATGAATCTTGGACTAGGTGACCTTCAAGGCTCCCTTGCAAACTGAAtcattttgggattctggaattAACATTCCTGGTGCCAAACCAGccttattaattaaattattttaatttaattaatttaattaaatttaagcttttttaacatttcctgCTTGCTGGACACCATAGCACCCTCAGTCCTCAGAACACAATCCATCCTACCAATCCAAGGTACCACAGGGCTCATTCAGGTGCACACAAGCAGGTGAACAAGGAGTTACACTGAAGCCACACACATTGCAGAAGAGTAGAAATGTATAAAATAGGCCAGGAAAAGGTCTGTTCTAAGCTTGTTCCTCAGCTTGTTCCTCCTGGAAGACAGCAAGGAGCAGTGAGGACAACACACATACCTTCAACAAATGGATGATGTTTCTGTTGGAGAGAGACATAAACCTGCACCTCTTACACCTTATTAATCTGCTGcgttttctatttttttattccataaatTAGATGTTTTATGCCTTTCTAACCCATaacacagcagggctgccacTGGACAGGAACTGGAAGCctcaaagcagcagagatgaaagagcagctctgcagcagaccGACATGAAAACTAACATGAAAGCTGAGGAATGGGTAAAACATTGAGAGAAAACTTCTGGAAAGCTAAAAATGAGAGAATGCTCTGGTGAAGCTACAGCAGCACTACCCAGGGCAGTCCATGCTGGTGGCCAGGACTGACCAAGCCACTGAACATCACATGCAAGAGGCGAGCACATGGGGATTAGAGGGAAACAAAGCCCTGACAGGAACACAGACACTGCTGTATTGCTCTGGTGTCTCTTGTTTTGAGAGGAATGGCAGGGAGATGCCAGCTGGGATGAACAAGTGTTTTCCCAACACACCAGATGCCACGTCGAAAGCAGTCTGGCCAAATCCTCCCCCTGATTCCTGTGGGCTTTGTCTCAGGCCCTCTTTATGGTGTATTGCAAGGGGGGTTTGCTGCACCAGCCTCTCTCCAccctgcagagaggagctgtcagccccacagcccatccttaCGCACCGCCGGATGAGCTCCTCCCGCAGCCGCTTTGGAACCAAGGGCCTGTCCAGCTTTATCTCCATCACCAGGAATGTTCCTGCCTCGCTGTACTGCTGTGGAGATAAACATTGCTCCCTGTGTCGTGCTGTCTGCAGACAGTGCTGGCACAGTGAAATACTGAGCACACAGCCACAGATTTCCAAATTGCAGAGATCCAGCTTGTTTTATAACCCGCCCTCAGAATGAGTtacagcagcaaaacccagctcAAGAAACCAGGCTAGGGAAAAGGAGAGATATCAATCTACCTGTAGAATGAATGTGCATTCCAGAGGAAGAAGtcaaaatatgaattttttaaaaatgcctgaCAATTTACAGAGACCTTCTAGCCCAGTGCCAGTCTGCTGTCCAGATGGACATCACTGGAAGAACTCTGGGAGAGCATCCGCATAAAACATCCCTTGTCCAACTCACTCTTGAGGAATTTAATTGTGTGAAAGGTGTGAGACACCACCACCTTCACTTTGGAGAGACACAACTACCTGTCCTTCAAGGCTGAGATCTGTGCCATTTTCAGATTCTCCAGTGCCATCTGACAACTGGATTTTAGATGGGTTGAGTAActattaagaaaaagaaaagatgtcTCTTGTTTTAGACTCAATAAATCTTTGCAAGTTCAGGGTGTGAGATGGTACATTTGTTCAGGCAGCATATCCTAAGATTTCAGATAAAGGAAAGCTGCAGCTTCCTTCCAAGGAGCAGCTCCAATCTCTGCTGtctgtgaccagtgacaggacatgaGGGAATGGctagagctgtgccaggggtggATTAAGCTGGATGTCAGGGAAAgattcttcccccagagggtggctgggcactcTCACAACCCCAAGGCTATCAGAGCTCTAGGAGTGTTGGAACAACACTgacaggcacagggtgggattgctggggtgtctgtgcatggccaggagttggactcatGATCCTTCACGTTGAGgagattctatgattctaggaTAATGAGTATCTCTTAGCCGGCTGAGGCAACACAGCATCCATCCCTGGTTCCTGCATGTCCCAACTTCTGTGACACAGAAACAGAGCACCCATGGTGACATGTGCCTCCCTAGACCTTACCGTTGCACTGgaatctttctcttcctttggaGCCTTACTGGGAGCAGCTTTGGAAACAGGAGAGTTCCCCAACCCTTCCTTGACCAGACTGAGCTGTGACCTGAGATCCCGGAAAATACTGTACTggatttttgtctgaaaaacagaggaaacagAGAGAATCAAGGGACAAAGCAGGCTTCCTCACTCCTTTGCCTTACCCTCTCTCATCACAAAATACACTGTCAGGGTCTTAAATGCATTAAGAAGTTTTGTAACCTCATTCTCTCCTAGAGTTCAGCTGCTGGTGCTCCAGGCCAGTACTGATCCTGTGGAGCTGTGAAGC contains:
- the CFAP70 gene encoding cilia- and flagella-associated protein 70 isoform X5 gives rise to the protein MEVPAGLTSGKEPAAAALPGVSLPIPVQITVVSAQNLKTLKSNVLFTMVHVEYNGAVLGDSSKTAVLPDGTAEYDFITSFECSPDGPNSLDVLVQKPLLLTVLEVVPKEKKKPEKITPLGQAVVDLLPLLQGVRSLKVFAPLYAVPASPSEMLHPEATSGLEVTVSTKELLLSATQFSSGNLLSITLEAAYSVPEAFTTDAQQNYMACLQIPAAGEKELPLLFKNGILKADGEKEPLPRPKNWPLGSILAPRALNIPDSFIIGGRYEDEDGELTKSEDKEFRMQAESTKRIVWDTERRCFLDAAAVAVLQKRIAECRYWPVELCRMSMASAGKGKVTKIDKTKIQYSIFRDLRSQLSLVKEGLGNSPVSKAAPSKAPKEEKDSSATQYSEAGTFLVMEIKLDRPLVPKRLREELIRRVKELIPPHPALPPRMEGARKVVEDYHKRVTSVALAILREYHELFGKQQADQGVMDHETLEEQKRQLNYELNTSGKYFAFKEQLKYSVVKIVREKYLKTTAFETKEQLQAFLSELYVYLVDNMHIALNKLLSGEDVSPAPPSCATRKQLWLFAREAEANKDLKLASVFYQQRIARDQRSVQSWMDYGAFCLLYEDATKAQECFQQAVCLDPQHIQSLLLCGIAAVKLQHYEEAEIFFEDACCLEPTSIIAWTLSGLFYETQNNYIQAERNFREAKKLLRAQFEEEGRILEAAEGEGKKPSSSSTDPEKIPDVSADKQAVEGVTSKEEATALQQAPEGNLQAEQVHSDFQSSTSQDGQPAASCPAPGPQPLPCTIFMKTVEFLMKVNAIRFVNKALAHELLLSLQEGPSYAYYMALAWSYMLQEDFPRCEECLSEAVRINPLNPNVWAQKGHLCYLQKDFVNAKECYERVISFVEDAEDMHFVYLRLGSIYLEEKEYGRAKNIYLLACDNSASCLTWLGVGIACYRLEEMLEAEDALSEANALNNTNAEVWGYLALICLQGGRQLEAEQCYKYTVKLGLQNEALLQEIRAAQHRFGFGDPSL
- the CFAP70 gene encoding cilia- and flagella-associated protein 70 isoform X3 yields the protein MEVPAGLTSGKEPAAAALPGVSLPIPVQITVKTLKSNVLFTMVHVEYNGAVLGDSSKTAVLPDGTAEYDFITSFECSPDGPNSLDVLVQKPLLLTVLEVVPKEKKKPEKITPLGQAVVDLLPLLQGVRSLKVFAPLYAVPASPSEMLHPEATSGLEVTVSTKELLLSATQFSSGNLLSITLEAAYSVPEAFTTDAQQNYMACLQIPAAGEKELPLLFKNGILKADGEKEPLPRPKNWPLGSILAPRALNIPDSFIIGGRYEDEDGELTKSEDKEFRMQAESTKRIVWDTERRCFLDAAAVAVLQKRIAECRYWPVELCRMSMASAGKGKVTKIDKGDEDKQIAFHGVAYVNMAHLLCPGVQQIRGAFRVFNYDDSEVFEKTKIQYSIFRDLRSQLSLVKEGLGNSPVSKAAPSKAPKEEKDSSATQYSEAGTFLVMEIKLDRPLVPKRLREELIRRVKELIPPHPALPPRMEGARKVVEDYHKRVTSVALAILREYHELFGKQQADQGVMDHETLEEQKRQLNYELNTSGKYFAFKEQLKYSVVKIVREKYLKTTAFETKEQLQAFLSELYVYLVDNMHIALNKLLSGEDVSPAPPSCATRKQLWLFAREAEANKDLKLASVFYQQRIARDQRSVQSWMDYGAFCLLYEDATKAQECFQQAVCLDPQHIQSLLLCGIAAVKLQHYEEAEIFFEDACCLEPTSIIAWTLSGLFYETQNNYIQAERNFREAKKLLRAQFEEEGRILEAAEGEGKKPSSSSTDPEKIPDVSADKQAVEGVTSKEEATALQQAPEGNLQAEQVHSDFQSSTSQDGQPAASCPAPGPQPLPCTIFMKTVEFLMKVNAIRFVNKALAHELLLSLQEGPSYAYYMALAWSYMLQEDFPRCEECLSEAVRINPLNPNVWAQKGHLCYLQKDFVNAKECYERVISFVEDAEDMHFVYLRLGSIYLEEKEYGRAKNIYLLACDNSASCLTWLGVGIACYRLEEMLEAEDALSEANALNNTNAEVWGYLALICLQGGRQLEAEQCYKYTVKLGLQNEALLQEIRAAQHRFGFGDPSL